In one window of Cytophagaceae bacterium ABcell3 DNA:
- a CDS encoding DUF305 domain-containing protein, producing the protein MNRTSFCMVIFLFSIILLSACRERHMPTDGGRLGDEVPGHVTASLSELMFQSLEQMRAMELTGDPDYDYASLMVIHHQVGIAMTDYQIRRAQDTIQVEVSRDIQAVQERELDYFSNYIHAVHPMPRNGAHLPELENFLQEFEEEKAAVDTKDDVEEDFPALMILHNEKGIQLANLQMEHGRVEEVAAVAEESANIKQSQIETLEALQAGE; encoded by the coding sequence ATGAATAGAACTTCCTTCTGCATGGTGATTTTTTTATTTTCAATAATACTGCTGTCGGCCTGTCGGGAAAGGCATATGCCTACAGATGGGGGGCGCTTGGGTGATGAAGTGCCTGGGCATGTCACAGCTTCACTTTCTGAGTTAATGTTTCAATCATTGGAACAGATGAGGGCCATGGAGCTTACAGGAGACCCTGATTATGATTATGCCTCTTTGATGGTCATTCACCATCAAGTAGGTATTGCCATGACAGACTATCAAATAAGACGGGCGCAGGATACCATTCAGGTGGAAGTGTCCAGAGATATACAGGCTGTTCAGGAGCGGGAGTTGGACTATTTTTCGAACTACATTCATGCAGTTCATCCTATGCCTAGAAATGGGGCGCATTTGCCCGAACTGGAAAATTTTCTTCAGGAATTTGAAGAAGAAAAGGCAGCAGTAGATACGAAGGATGATGTTGAGGAAGATTTCCCTGCACTGATGATTTTACATAATGAAAAAGGGATTCAACTTGCCAATTTGCAAATGGAACACGGAAGGGTAGAGGAGGTGGCCGCAGTTGCAGAAGAGTCTGCAAACATAAAGCAAAGCCAGATTGAAACCCTTGAGGCACTTCAGGCCGGGGAGTAA